The genomic stretch AAAGTATCACCTGCAATATTTAATACGTGCAAATTAGTAGGGATTTTTTGTTTGTTTTTCATGAATTCACTATAACGGTCTGAAGATTTTTTTGGCCCTGAATCTGTAAGGTCGTAAGCTGTAACACCATCATCACCAATTACTAGTCCATTAAGTGGAGCACCGATTAAAACAAGTTTTTCAAGAACAGGATAAGTTTTATCACTACCTACTTTTTCAATGTAACTTGTTAAACTAACGCCACCCATGGAATGACCAACTGCGTATACTTTTTCGATATGATAATTATTTTTTAATTCTTTCATGACATTTTGAATCCATTGTGTTTGATTTGCCGCTGAGCTTTTATTATCTTCAAAAATAACTTGAATAGTAGGGTTATGACTAAACTTATCATAGTTTCCATCAGAGCTTACAGTCCCATCAGCTGCAACATTCATAACAAGTGATTTTGTTACATCCCCGTCTTCAGCAAGACGATTAATCATACCTCCGAATGAATTAATTGTTCCAGAATACCCATGAACAAACAGAGTAGGGATTGCTATTTCTGAAACAGGTTTTTGTTCTTTTTTTGTTGTTTTATTTGCTGTCACAGCAGGCTCTTTAGCTTCTTTTTTAGTCGGCTCAAATTGAAGAAAAATTATCCAAAAGCCAGTAATGATAATGGCTA from Listeria monocytogenes ATCC 19117 encodes the following:
- a CDS encoding alpha/beta hydrolase; protein product: MKKVISLIIALAIIITGFWIIFLQFEPTKKEAKEPAVTANKTTKKEQKPVSEIAIPTLFVHGYSGTINSFGGMINRLAEDGDVTKSLVMNVAADGTVSSDGNYDKFSHNPTIQVIFEDNKSSAANQTQWIQNVMKELKNNYHIEKVYAVGHSMGGVSLTSYIEKVGSDKTYPVLEKLVLIGAPLNGLVIGDDGVTAYDLTDSGPKKSSDRYSEFMKNKQKIPTNLHVLNIAGDTLNGTKSDGSVSVASALSGKFIFEGQAASYEEKTFTGKNAAHSKLHENTDVDAEVADFLWGIEKVD